Genomic window (Plodia interpunctella isolate USDA-ARS_2022_Savannah chromosome 25, ilPloInte3.2, whole genome shotgun sequence):
tTTTGATTTCGTATTCCTATTCCACCTAttcgtaaattaattaatagcaTATGCTGAGCGAAAGCCTAGTTCTCCCACTAttacatgttatatatattattacaaaacataatataataatatatgtaacatgTAATATATGTAACCTGTATCGCAAAGACGGGATTAGACATTGTACTTCAATCCAGTGGATAAAAACTACATATTGTGTTTCAATCCAGTGGGTAAAAACTACATGTTGTGTTTCAATCCAGTGGATAAATAGTAGATATTCTATATGTAGCCGTTGTCAACGCAGTGAACGACGTTATTCGCCTCACGAAGTCTCCCTTCCTTAGTTTTGAAGGGCCCAATTTGCCAGTTGTCGTCGATATTCATTTTCTTATCACCCTGCGGAAATTAAATACCATTTTTAGGGTCCGTGCTTTAAGAGGGACGTTTACCAACCTCTCGTCCATACAAaaagagaaaacatttttctacCAGAACAGATTAAAATTGGCACATACAAATCATTAAgactaaatatttgttttttaagcaaaataaacaaatctagATTTTAGTATGCTGAAACAATTGAcaccaaaatcaaataaaattgattattatttaattagcgaaaaaaatttttcacctgtaacgcaaattttatcatatatctATCGCGGTAGTCtatgaaaacaactatataTTGAGTAGTTATAGTTGTTTTCGTACACGACTTgtttctggtgaaggaaaacttcgtgaggaaatctgcattcataatattagtatgaatgacgtgataatgtattataataaatgaattaattaccTTCATATCCATATCTACAGCGTCTTCAGGATCCAAAACTATGAATGGAGTCGATTCAAAGCTGAAAGCGAGCCCGAAATACGAATACTTCTTAACCTCactcaaaaacaaaactttactGTATATCTTATTCGGATCACTGCCCATCTCCTTTATCTGTGTCGCTAaaacttcataataataattaatcaactCGTCGTAATGTTTGACTCTCAGATTGTGAGACGTGCACGCGTAGACTACAAAAGTCAGGTCCAACACAGGTGTAGCGTATCTACACAATTGGAAGTCAATGATTTTAGCCGCAACAGGAATGTCATCAACATACttgaatagaaaattattagtCCATGAATCACCATGAGATATAACACCAGTATTCTTTGTGTTAGTGGCCGCTTCGATCATATCATCGTACCGTTCAGGCACGCAGAATTGTTTTACCTTTTCTACGTATATCGTTCCAGAATACTCTTTCTCTACTGCGTCTACAGCTATATTACCGATGCGCGCCCAAAATCGAGAGTACCAATCTCGCAGTCTCTCATGATAATACGTTTCGAAAATTTGATTGCTTATATCATCGAATCTCTCCGGTTCTTGATCTTTCATTGCGAAAGACATGGCATGAAATTGGGCGAGGACTTTGAATATACTTTTGCAATGATTTAAATCGACTCCCTCTTGCCTGAAGGCTGATCCGTAGCCGTTGAGCGACTCATCTTCTAGACATAAAACATCATTGATCCCGTCGCAGTACGAGAAGAACACTTTGACGTATTTGTCGAAAGGCTCTGTCATATTTTTCGTAGATTGGAATTTAAGTAATTCTGGCAACACtttggtataaaaattgatttcgtTTTTGAAGAACTCATCGCTTCTGTAAGTGAGGCGGCGGGCGATGTTTTTAGGGATAGTTTTAAGGATGACTTGGACATGTTTATTGCCATTCTGTGATTGGCCGAATATCCTGATTCTGATAAGATCGCTGAGGTAGGAATCGCCCTTTCCCGTTTCGCTGATGTACTGAAAATAGGTTTAAAGAAGGTTTTCTCAAAAGAATGAAATTCACTTACagagaaaatataaagaaatataaaaaaattaaacaatctTCTTAGCATCttttatacgagtatatataaaagatgtattttatactataagCCCATTAATTTGTTACACTTCTGTTATTTATCACTGTAAATTctccgaaaaaaaaatatatttttttaattttctaatgaGAGTTGACATACAAGTAGGCATATCTTCCAGTCACCCGGCCGGTGTTTGTACAccagataaaaataatcagaTGATTCACACATACTAATTGTGCAATCAATTAATCAAATGTAAATAAGTGATAGGCTTTATAGTGTCAAGTATTACTACTAGGGCTACTTGAATgggtaaacaataaaatgcataatgGTATATAGATCATAGAACACAATAGTTAAATTGCACTTTAATTAAtcggttttattaattacgcgattaactattttttgttctcCTAAAGTATATTAGAATTTATCTCCAAAATCGTGGCATCATAGGACATCACTGTCAAACAAGctctatagattttttttgtttttggcatttgaaaaa
Coding sequences:
- the LOC128680798 gene encoding uncharacterized protein LOC128680798 produces the protein MALPEDSKTLTHVSPVLTNEALSGALTKWFGEDTAFTHWEYISETGKGDSYLSDLIRIRIFGQSQNGNKHVQVILKTIPKNIARRLTYRSDEFFKNEINFYTKVLPELLKFQSTKNMTEPFDKYVKVFFSYCDGINDVLCLEDESLNGYGSAFRQEGVDLNHCKSIFKVLAQFHAMSFAMKDQEPERFDDISNQIFETYYHERLRDWYSRFWARIGNIAVDAVEKEYSGTIYVEKVKQFCVPERYDDMIEAATNTKNTGVISHGDSWTNNFLFKYVDDIPVAAKIIDFQLCRYATPVLDLTFVVYACTSHNLRVKHYDELINYYYEVLATQIKEMGSDPNKIYSKVLFLSEVKKYSYFGLAFSFESTPFIVLDPEDAVDMDMKGDKKMNIDDNWQIGPFKTKEGRLREANNVVHCVDNGYI